A single region of the Peromyscus eremicus chromosome 16_21, PerEre_H2_v1, whole genome shotgun sequence genome encodes:
- the Rgl2 gene encoding ral guanine nucleotide dissociation stimulator-like 2 isoform X1 yields the protein MLPRPLRLLLDTNPPGGVVLSSFRSRDPEEGGDPGGRAVGGGQEEEDEEEEEAPASVWDEEEDGATFTVTSRQYRPLDPLAPLPPPRSSRRLRAGTLEALVRHLLDARTSGADMTFTPALLATHRAFTSTPALFGLVTDRLEALESHPPGELERTTGVAISVLSTWLASHPEDFGSEVKGQLDRLESFLLRTGYAAREGVGGGSADLIRNLRARVDPRAPNLPKPLALPGDSPADPTDVLVFLADHLAEQLTLLDAELFLNLIPSQCLGGLWGHRDRPGHSHLCPSVRATVTQFNKVAGAVVSSVLGATSIGEGPGEVTVRPLRPPQRARLLEKWIRVAEECRLLRNFSSVYAVVSALQSSPVHRLRAAWGEAARDSLRVFSSLCQIFSEEDNYSQSRELLLQEVKLQPPGEPHSKKAPRSSSRGGGVVPYLGTFLKDLVMLDAASKDELENGYINFDKRRKEFAVLSELLRLQNECRGYDLRPDPDIQQWLQGLQPLTEAQSHRVSCEVEPPGTSDSPAARMLRPTLVISQWTEVLGSVGGPTPLVSWDRPGVGGDEVPGTPAPLLTRLAQHMKWPSVSSLDSALESSPSLHSPADPSHLSPPASSPRPSRGHRRSASCGSPLSGGTGEGASRGAGYGGGVSGPGSSDCRIIRVQMELGEDGSVYKSILVTSQDKAPSIISRVLKKNNRDSAVASEFELVQLLPGERELTIPHSANVFYAMDGASHDFLLRQRRRPSAATPGSHIGPSASGTPPSEGGGGSFPRIKATGRKIARALF from the exons ATGCTCCCGCGGCCCCTGCGGCTGCTTTTGGACACGAACCCCCCCGGGGGAGTCGTGCTGAGCAGCTTCCGGAGCCGAGACCCCGAAGAGGGTGGGGACCCAGGTGGCCGGGCCGTGGGcggggggcaggaggaagaggatgaggaagaagaagag GCTCCCGCGTCCGTCTGGGATGAGGAGGAAGACGGTGCCACCTTTACTGTCACCAGCCGCCAGTACCGGCCTCTTGACCCCTTG GCTCCCTTGCCCCCGCCGCGTTCCTCCCGACGGCTCCGCGCTGGCACTCTGGAGGCCCTGGTCAGACACCTGTTGGATGCCAGGACGTCGGGGGCTGACATGACTTTCACTCCAGCCTTGCTGGCCACCCACCGGGCCTTCACCTCCACGCCTGCCCTGTTTGGGCTTGTGACTGACAG GCTGGAAGCCCTTGAGTCGCATCCTCCTGGTGAGCTAGAGAGGACCACAGG GGTAGCCATCTCCGTGCTTTCAACCTGGCTGGCCTCTCACCCTGAGGATTTTGGCTCTGAGGTCAAGGGTCAACTTGACCGGCTTGAGAGCTTCTTGCTTCGGACAGGGTATGCAGCACGGGAGGGTGTTGGGGGGGGCAGTGCTGACCTCATCCGAAACCTCAGGGCCCGGGTAGACCCCCGGGCCCCCAACCTTCCTAAGCCCCTGGCCCTTCCTGGCGATTCCCCTGCTGACCCCACGGATGTCCTGGTGTTCCTCGCTGACCACTTGGCCGAACAGCTGACCCTGCTAGATGCG GAGCTGTTTCTCAATCTGATCCCCTCTCAGTGTCTGGGAGGCCTATGGGGTCACAGAGACCGGCCAGGACATTCTCATCTCTGCCCGTCTGTCCGAGCTACCGTCACACAGTTCAACAAGGTGGCAGGGGCAGTAGTTAGCTCTGTCCTGGGGGCCACCTCGATTGGAGAGGGGCCAGGGGAGGTGACTGTGAGGCCACTCCGACCCCCACAGAGGGCCCGGCTCCTGGAGAAGTGGATCCGTGTGGCCGAG GAGTGCCGTCTGCTTCGGAACTTCTCCTCAGTCTACGCTGTGGTATCGGCCCTGCAGTCCAGCCCTGTCCACAGGCTTCGGGCAGCCTGGGGGGAAGCAGCCAG GGACAGTCTCAGAGTCTTTTCCAGCCTGTGCCAGATTTTCTCCGAGGAGGATAATTATTCCCAGAGCAGAGAGCTCCTCCTGCAG GAAGTGAAGCTGCAGCCCCCTGGGGAGCCACACTCCAAGAAGGCCCCCAGGTCCAGCTCCAGGGGTGGG GGTGTGGTTCCATACCTTGGGACCTTCCTGAAGGACCTAGTGATGCTGGATGCAGCCTCCAAGGATGAGCTGGAG AACGGCTACATCAATTTTGACAAGCGGAGGAAG GAGTTTGCGGTCCTTTCGGAGCTGCTGCGCCTGCAGAACGAATGTCGTGGCTATGACCTCCGACCTGACCCTGATATCCAACAGTGGCTCCAGGGCCTCCAGCCGTTAACCGAAGCTCAGAG TCACCGTGTGTCCTGTGAAGTGGAGCCTCCTGGTACCAGTGACTCCCCTGCTGCCAGGATGCTTCGGCCGACGCTCGTCATCTCACAGTGGACAGA AGTTCTGGGCTCTGTTGGAGGCCCCACCCCTCTCGTGTCCTGGGATCGGCCCGGTGTTGGGGGAGATGAAGTACCTGGAACCCCTGCTCCTCTGCTGACTCGGCTGGCCCAG CACATGAAGTGGCCATCCGTCTCATCTCTGGACTCTGCCCTGGAAAGCAGCCCCTCCCTGCACAGTCCTGCCGACCCTAGCCACCTCTCCCCTCCGGCCTCCTCCCCCAGGCCTTCTCGAGGTCACCGCCGCTCAGCCTCCTGTGGATCTCCATTGAGTGGGGGCACAGGAGAGGGGGCCTCTAGGGGTGCTGGATATGGGGGAGGGGTATCTGGACCAGGGTCCTCCGATTGCCGAATTATCCGAGTCCAGATGGAGCTGGGGGAAGATGGCAGCGTCTACAAGAGCATCTTG GTGACAAGTCAGGACAAGGCTCCAAGTATCATTAGTCGCGTCCTTAAGAAAAACAATCGTGATTCTGCAGTGGCTTCAGAGTTTGAGCTGGTACAGCTGCTGCCCGGGGAGCGAG AGCTAACCATCCCACACTCGGCTAATGTCTTCTATGCTATGGATGGTGCATCTCACGACTTCCTCCTGCGGCAGCGCAGAAGGCCCTCCGCTGCCACACCGGGTTCCCACATCGGCCCCTCTGCCTCAGGAACTCCCCCGAGCGAGGGAGGGGGGGGCTCCTTTCCCAGGATTAAGGCCACGGGGAGGAAGATTGCGCGCGCCCTGTTTTGA
- the Rgl2 gene encoding ral guanine nucleotide dissociation stimulator-like 2 isoform X2, producing MTFTPALLATHRAFTSTPALFGLVTDRLEALESHPPGELERTTGVAISVLSTWLASHPEDFGSEVKGQLDRLESFLLRTGYAAREGVGGGSADLIRNLRARVDPRAPNLPKPLALPGDSPADPTDVLVFLADHLAEQLTLLDAELFLNLIPSQCLGGLWGHRDRPGHSHLCPSVRATVTQFNKVAGAVVSSVLGATSIGEGPGEVTVRPLRPPQRARLLEKWIRVAEECRLLRNFSSVYAVVSALQSSPVHRLRAAWGEAARDSLRVFSSLCQIFSEEDNYSQSRELLLQEVKLQPPGEPHSKKAPRSSSRGGGVVPYLGTFLKDLVMLDAASKDELENGYINFDKRRKEFAVLSELLRLQNECRGYDLRPDPDIQQWLQGLQPLTEAQSHRVSCEVEPPGTSDSPAARMLRPTLVISQWTEVLGSVGGPTPLVSWDRPGVGGDEVPGTPAPLLTRLAQHMKWPSVSSLDSALESSPSLHSPADPSHLSPPASSPRPSRGHRRSASCGSPLSGGTGEGASRGAGYGGGVSGPGSSDCRIIRVQMELGEDGSVYKSILVTSQDKAPSIISRVLKKNNRDSAVASEFELVQLLPGERELTIPHSANVFYAMDGASHDFLLRQRRRPSAATPGSHIGPSASGTPPSEGGGGSFPRIKATGRKIARALF from the exons ATGACTTTCACTCCAGCCTTGCTGGCCACCCACCGGGCCTTCACCTCCACGCCTGCCCTGTTTGGGCTTGTGACTGACAG GCTGGAAGCCCTTGAGTCGCATCCTCCTGGTGAGCTAGAGAGGACCACAGG GGTAGCCATCTCCGTGCTTTCAACCTGGCTGGCCTCTCACCCTGAGGATTTTGGCTCTGAGGTCAAGGGTCAACTTGACCGGCTTGAGAGCTTCTTGCTTCGGACAGGGTATGCAGCACGGGAGGGTGTTGGGGGGGGCAGTGCTGACCTCATCCGAAACCTCAGGGCCCGGGTAGACCCCCGGGCCCCCAACCTTCCTAAGCCCCTGGCCCTTCCTGGCGATTCCCCTGCTGACCCCACGGATGTCCTGGTGTTCCTCGCTGACCACTTGGCCGAACAGCTGACCCTGCTAGATGCG GAGCTGTTTCTCAATCTGATCCCCTCTCAGTGTCTGGGAGGCCTATGGGGTCACAGAGACCGGCCAGGACATTCTCATCTCTGCCCGTCTGTCCGAGCTACCGTCACACAGTTCAACAAGGTGGCAGGGGCAGTAGTTAGCTCTGTCCTGGGGGCCACCTCGATTGGAGAGGGGCCAGGGGAGGTGACTGTGAGGCCACTCCGACCCCCACAGAGGGCCCGGCTCCTGGAGAAGTGGATCCGTGTGGCCGAG GAGTGCCGTCTGCTTCGGAACTTCTCCTCAGTCTACGCTGTGGTATCGGCCCTGCAGTCCAGCCCTGTCCACAGGCTTCGGGCAGCCTGGGGGGAAGCAGCCAG GGACAGTCTCAGAGTCTTTTCCAGCCTGTGCCAGATTTTCTCCGAGGAGGATAATTATTCCCAGAGCAGAGAGCTCCTCCTGCAG GAAGTGAAGCTGCAGCCCCCTGGGGAGCCACACTCCAAGAAGGCCCCCAGGTCCAGCTCCAGGGGTGGG GGTGTGGTTCCATACCTTGGGACCTTCCTGAAGGACCTAGTGATGCTGGATGCAGCCTCCAAGGATGAGCTGGAG AACGGCTACATCAATTTTGACAAGCGGAGGAAG GAGTTTGCGGTCCTTTCGGAGCTGCTGCGCCTGCAGAACGAATGTCGTGGCTATGACCTCCGACCTGACCCTGATATCCAACAGTGGCTCCAGGGCCTCCAGCCGTTAACCGAAGCTCAGAG TCACCGTGTGTCCTGTGAAGTGGAGCCTCCTGGTACCAGTGACTCCCCTGCTGCCAGGATGCTTCGGCCGACGCTCGTCATCTCACAGTGGACAGA AGTTCTGGGCTCTGTTGGAGGCCCCACCCCTCTCGTGTCCTGGGATCGGCCCGGTGTTGGGGGAGATGAAGTACCTGGAACCCCTGCTCCTCTGCTGACTCGGCTGGCCCAG CACATGAAGTGGCCATCCGTCTCATCTCTGGACTCTGCCCTGGAAAGCAGCCCCTCCCTGCACAGTCCTGCCGACCCTAGCCACCTCTCCCCTCCGGCCTCCTCCCCCAGGCCTTCTCGAGGTCACCGCCGCTCAGCCTCCTGTGGATCTCCATTGAGTGGGGGCACAGGAGAGGGGGCCTCTAGGGGTGCTGGATATGGGGGAGGGGTATCTGGACCAGGGTCCTCCGATTGCCGAATTATCCGAGTCCAGATGGAGCTGGGGGAAGATGGCAGCGTCTACAAGAGCATCTTG GTGACAAGTCAGGACAAGGCTCCAAGTATCATTAGTCGCGTCCTTAAGAAAAACAATCGTGATTCTGCAGTGGCTTCAGAGTTTGAGCTGGTACAGCTGCTGCCCGGGGAGCGAG AGCTAACCATCCCACACTCGGCTAATGTCTTCTATGCTATGGATGGTGCATCTCACGACTTCCTCCTGCGGCAGCGCAGAAGGCCCTCCGCTGCCACACCGGGTTCCCACATCGGCCCCTCTGCCTCAGGAACTCCCCCGAGCGAGGGAGGGGGGGGCTCCTTTCCCAGGATTAAGGCCACGGGGAGGAAGATTGCGCGCGCCCTGTTTTGA
- the Pfdn6 gene encoding prefoldin subunit 6: protein MAELIQKKLQGEVEKYQQLQKDLSKSMSGRQKLEAQLTENNIVKEELALLDGSNVVFKLLGPVLVKQELGEARATVGKRLDYITAEIKRYESQLRDLERQSEQQRETLAQLQQEFQRAQAAKAPGKA from the exons atggCCGAGCTGATCCAGAAGAAGCTGCAGGGAGAAGTGGAGAAATACCAGCAGCTGCAGAAGG aCCTGAGTAAATCCATGTcggggaggcagaagctggaggcacAGCTAACAGAAAATAACATCGTGAAGGAG gaACTGGCCTTGCTGGATGGATCCAACGTGGTCTTTAAGCTGCTGGGACCCGTGCTCGTCAAACAGGAACTAGGGGAGGCTCGGGCCACGGTGGGGAAGAGGCTCGACTACATCACCGCGGAAAT taAGCGCTACGAATCGCAGCTTCGGGACCTTGAGCGGCAGTCAGAGCAACAGAGGGAAACCCTTGCTCAGCTGCAGCAGGAGTTCCAGCGAGCCCAGGCAGCAAAGGCTCCTGGGAAGGCCTGA